In a genomic window of Glycine max cultivar Williams 82 chromosome 13, Glycine_max_v4.0, whole genome shotgun sequence:
- the PT11B gene encoding glycinol 4-dimethylallyltransferase-like gives MYGGLVMSSPNSCSLTNVVGGNLWRRKHSTSNINYPGSCPSKASQNKRKIQMEYNLLRFQQSSLNHHYKCIEGGSAYQEWNKKYVVKATSKPSFDSGLPTSNSKNMLDSVKNFLAAFYLFCYPYVMIGRMLSTICASLIAVQKLSDISPLFIIGLLQALVPYTFLDVYINGLNQLSDIEIDKINKPYLPLASGQLSFRTGVIIAGSSLILSFWLGWIIGSWPLIWSLVMCFSLWTAYSINVPLLRWKRHPLLAAMCTFLTLTIIFPITFFLHMQTIVLKRPFVFPRSLVFVIVFMSFYSVGIALFKDIPDIEGDKKYGIHSFSARLGQKRVFWICVSLFEMAFGVALLAGATSSCLWIKIVTGLGHAALASVLWYQAKYVDLTNKVSIRSFYMLIWKLLSVAYLLMPLIR, from the exons ATGTATGGAGGGCTTGTTATGTCTTCGCCTAATTCCTGTTCACTCACAAATG TTGTAGGAGGAAATCTCTGGCGCAGGAAACATTCCACCAGCAATATTAACTATCCAG GTTCTTGTCCATCAAAAGCTTcgcaaaacaaaaggaaaattcAAATGGAATACAATCTTTTGAGGTTCCAACAATctagtttgaatcatcattacAAATGTATTGAAGGAGGGTCTGCATATCAAGAATGGAACAAAAAATATGTCGTGAAAGCAACCTCTAAACCATCTTTTGATTCTGGACTTCCAACTTCTAATTCCAAAAACATGTTGGACTCTGTAAAAAATTTCTTGGCagctttttatttgttttgctaCCCTTACGTAATGATTGGCCGA ATGTTAAGCACAATTTGTGCAAGTCTCATTGCCGTGCAGAAACTATCAGATATATCTCCATTGTTTATTATTGGTTTGTTACAG GCCTTGGTACCTTACACGTTTTTGGATGTTTATATTAATGGACTGAATCAGTTGTCTGACATTGAAATAGACAAG ATAAATAAACCATATCTTCCATTGGCATCTGGACAATTATCCTTTAGAACTGGTGTTATTATTGCTGGATCATCTTTAATTTTG AGTTTTTGGCTTGGCTGGATTATAGGTTCTTGGCCACTGATTTGGAGTCTTGTAATGTGTTTTTCACTATGGACCGCTTATTCAATCAAC GTACCGTTGTTGAGATGGAAGAGACATCCACTACTTGCAGCAATGTGCACTTTTCTTACTTTGACAATTATATTTCCAATTACATTTTTCCTTCACATGCAG ACTATTGTGTTGAAGAGACCATTTGTCTTTCCGAGATCACTGGTTTTTGTTATTGTATTCATGAGCTTCTACAGTGTAGGCATAGCATTGTTCAAG GACATACCTGACATTGAAGGAGATAAGAAATATGGCATCCATTCTTTTTCAGCACGTTTAGGTCAAAAACGG GTATTCTGGATTTGTGTTTCACTTTTTGAAATGGCCTTTGGAGTTGCCCTCTTGGCAGGAGCAACATCTTCTTGCCTTTGGATTAAAATTGTCACG GGTCTGGGACATGCTGCTCTTGCTTCCGTTCTTTGGTATCAGGCCAAATATGTAGATTTGACAAACAAAGTTTCCATAAGATCCTTCTATATGTTGATTTGGAAG TTGTTGTCCGTAGCATACCTCCTCATGCCTTTAATCAGATAA